A single window of Pyrus communis chromosome 10, drPyrComm1.1, whole genome shotgun sequence DNA harbors:
- the LOC137746756 gene encoding fasciclin-like arabinogalactan protein 8: MASLSSRTLILLTLLSLAATIQSHNITDILSAFPDYSLYNSYLTQTRLADEINTHQTITVLVLNNAAISALAAKHPLAVIKNALSLHVLLDYYDAPKLHKISDGSVLTTTLYQTTGHAPGNLGFVNITDLQGGKVGFGSAAPGSKLDSSYTKSVKQIPYNISVLEISAPVIAPGILTAPAPSASDTNITALLDKAGAKKFASLIVSTGVIKTYQSAADKGLTIFAPNDEAFKAKGVPDLSKLTNAELVSILQYHAITGYSPIGSLKTSKAPISTLATNGAGKYDLTVTSAGDQVTLHTGVGSSRVADTVLDATPLAIFTVDNVLLPSELFGKSPSPAPGPAPISAPSPAPVLAPGPASVEAPSPLAASPPAPPSETPGGAPADAPSAESANSTSGNGAGHVASPALLMSVLVTLSAAAISSIVLS; the protein is encoded by the coding sequence ATGGCTTCACTGAGCAGCAGGACTCTAATCCTCCTCACTCTCCTATCCCTGGCCGCCACAATCCAATCCCACAACATCACCGATATTCTCTCCGCCTTCCCGGACTACTCCCTCTACAACAGCTACCTCACCCAAACACGCCTCGCCGACGAAATCAACACCCACCAAACAATCACCGTCCTCGTTCTCAACAACGCCGCCATCTCCGCCCTCGCCGCCAAACACCCCCTCGCCGTCATCAAAAACGCCCTCAGCCTCCACGTCCTCCTCGACTACTACGACGCCCCGAAACTCCACAAAATCTCCGACGGCTCCGTCCTCACAACCACTCTCTACCAGACCACCGGCCACGCCCCCGGTAATCTCGGCTTCGTCAACATCACCGATCTCCAAGGCGGCAAGGTCGGCTTCGGCTCCGCCGCTCCCGGCTCCAAGCTCGACTCCAGCTACACCAAATCAGTCAAGCAAATCCCCTACAACATCTCTGTTTTGGAGATCTCCGCTCCGGTCATCGCCCCCGGGATTCTGACCGCGCCGGCGCCGTCTGCCTCCGACACCAACATCACCGCCCTGCTCGACAAAGCCGGCGCAAAGAAGTTCGCGTCGCTGATCGTTTCCACTGGCGTCATCAAGACGTACCAATCGGCGGCCGACAAGGGACTGACGATTTTCGCGCCAAACGACGAGGCGTTTAAGGCGAAGGGCGTCCCCGATCTGAGCAAGCTCACCAATGCCGAGCTCGTCTCGATCTTACAGTACCACGCCATTACCGGTTACTCTCCGATCGGGTCTCTCAAGACGTCCAAGGCTCCAATCAGCACTCTCGCGACGAACGGAGCCGGAAAGTACGATCTCACAGTAACCAGCGCCGGCGACCAGGTCACTCTCCACACCGGAGTCGGCTCGTCCCGAGTCGCCGACACGGTTCTCGACGCGACTCCCCTCGCCATCTTCACCGTCGACAATGTGCTGCTTCCATCAGAGCTCTTCGGCAAGTCTCCTTCGCCGGCGCCGGGCCCTGCCCCCATATCCGCCCCTTCCCCGGCGCCTGTACTCGCTCCGGGGCCGGCCTCAGTAGAAGCGCCGTCGCCTCTGGCCGCATCTCCGCCTGCGCCGCCTTCCGAGACGCCGGGGGGAGCTCCCGCGGACGCGCCTTCGGCTGAGTCGGCGAACAGCACCTCGGGGAACGGAGCTGGTCACGTGGCCTCACCTGCATTGCTGATGAGCGTACTTGTCACTCTCTCGGCTGCTGCTATTTCCTCCATTGTCTTGTCCTGA